One Ranitomeya variabilis isolate aRanVar5 chromosome 4, aRanVar5.hap1, whole genome shotgun sequence genomic window, ACCAGGGATTGGGGTTTATAGAGCAACACTAGGAAGTGGGGTGTAAGGGACACTCCCATGGACTTGAGTTTAGAATTTATTGAGGAGAGAGAAGGTTTGAAGAACTTTGGTAATCAGTAGGACACAGCCAGGAATTGGGGCTCATAGGACATCACTAGATCGTAACTTGTATGGGACACTATTATAAACTAGTGTTTAGTAAACACTGGTGGAAGGTAGGGTTTGTAGAACATTGGTCAGGAGTAGGACACAACCAGGCATTGCAGTTCCTACAAAACTATTGTACATAAGAATTGAAGAGACATTGGTGAGAAATAGAGCTTGTAGAACATTGGTAAGGAGTAGGACACAACCAGGCATTGGAGTTCCTACAACATTATAACACTATTGTACATAAGAATTGAAGAGACATTGGTGAGAAGTAGGGTTTGCAGAACATTAGGGAGCAGTAAGACACAACCAGGGATTGGATTTGATACTACACTATTGTACATAAGAATTGAAGAGACATTGGTGAGAAATAGGGTTTGTAGAACATTGGTAAGGAGTAGGACACAACCAGGCATTGGAGATCCTACAACACTATTGTACATAAGAATTGTAGAGACATTGGTGAGAAGTAGGGTTTTGTAGAACATTGGCTAGGAGTAGGATACAATCAAAGATTGAGGTTTATAGCATAGCATAGACAGAAGTGGGATTTACGGGGCACTACTGGAAAGCAGATTCCAAAAACATGGTGCAAAGGGTTTACAGGGCACCATAGCAGAATGGAATGTATAGAACACTAGTGGGATCATGGTTAAGACACTACTTGAGGGTACACCACATTGAAATAGGCTTTAGAAGACAAAAGTGAGGAATAATGTTTATAGGACACCCTACAGGATTAACTGTGTACGTTTCACCCTACAGGATTAACTGTGGACTCCTCACAATTGCAAATAATTTGCCACAATTTCTTTAAAGCCAAAGTCTCTCAATAAAGCATCAGTCTTTTTCTAGGAGGAAATAAttctaattcggtttccaggatttTCCATTGTTTTCTTTCCAAAACATATTCAACATGGATTTCATGGTCGGCTGTCACATTAACTTGTCTCTTCTTTTTTCTTTATCGGAACTTTTGTAATTCTAGATAAAAGAATGATCGAATTACAAAACAAAATTATTGATGATTTATAACCTCACAAAAAAGATTCTATTTTATGTACGGTATTTTATTTTATCCCGTCAGTGTTATTGTTAAAAATTAATGTTTTATGCTTTCATCCTATTATTAAGAACCAGCTGAGCAATAACTTGGTCCCGATGCAAAATTTGTAACAGCTCCCCATCACCACCTACTATGTTCCTTTTATATGATGTCTTGATATAGTTTCATAgtcttaaggttgaaagaagacacaaGTCCTTCACATTCAACCTAGAACCTAAAAGgttgattcagaggaaggcaaaaatcccATGAGGCAGAAGCTAATTGCCTCACATTAGGGAAAAAAATCTCTTCTCGATTAGATTAGTTCCCTGGATAAACGCCTCATAACAGAATCTAATACCCCTATCCTGTAATATTATATTGTTCAGGCCTTCCTTGAATTTTTTTAAGTGAAGCGACCATTAGCAGAACCATAGTCTCACTACTTATATAATAAAGACTCTCTGCCTGTGATGATTAATAACCAGCTCCCACATTAGGACGTAAATTAGGATCCTAAGAAGGAGTCTGCATGTGTGGAGAGGGCTGAAGAGCTGAGCTTCCTCCACATGTGGAGCTGAGCACCGGTAGCAGCTGTTCACCATCTCCGAAAGCAGCATTTAAAGAGAATATGTCAACAGATTgttgatatgtaatctgagagcaacataccgTAGAGGTTGAGACTctcattccagcgatgtgtcacttactaggctttgTTGTCATGTCAATaaagtcagtgttttatcagcaggagattatcactacaggactcaaTGCCTCATGCCAATTCTGTGTAACCCTCCTCTGAcaattggtagctttctgcctatgcacagtgtacacagaaagctgccaatcagtggtgtgggcggggttatacacagctcagcaatccgagccctgctagatctgcagcagagaaaacagtgattttatcacaactgctgcacccagtaaactaagtgatatatcactggaatccgggtctcttaccctacatcatgctactgtcagatgggatagcaaaaacctgctgacagattctctttaaatggtACTGGCATGCATAGCCTCCCATCAGCCCCCTGCCGATGGGTTACAATGGGAGCTGAGGGTCTGCTGGACACTGTCATCTCGGTGCTCATATCATGTTATTGTTATAAACTGGAAACTGGGACAATTGTGCAGGACGTACAATATAATGTTCAATTCCGAAGAACAGTCACAGTCATACAGCCACAGCAATGATCATCTGTGCATTACAGTATTTTTGGTATATGTAGTTCTTTTTGCAACTTCGCTTAAGGcactcatacacattagataactgtTGGTTGGTATGGAATCACCCAACTTTTTATTGTGTATGTGACATGAAAAGTCGGGAAAAGAAGGATTTAGCGTGTCGGAGTCTGACAACAGCTTATTCCGCTTTCCTCATTACCTAAAAAATATGCAAACTTAGTGCAAGGAGGTCTAACAGTCGCCCAAACGAGCATTTGGCTGAAACCTATCCAACATGTCTAGCCAACTTTATTTTGTAAGTTGCCTTCCCATGTGAGGGACTGTTTGTGGACATATAGAGAATCAGTTACAGAAAGTGTGCACTATAAGTGACATATTGTCCCTCTCTTGGCTGGACGGACCTGGTCCCGTtctcttaaagaggacctgtcacttcccATGAATATGTAATCTATCTggcgtaaatgccgctgttctcctgaatccggcgatgtttttcttttgttcctgcgcctctccagtcCTGAGATATGGCCGTCTCTTCCCTGTATAgaaatctagtctttttagccaagtgggtgtgatcCATAACTTTTCTCTAGGGGCGTCTTCTTGAACATCACATTCAATTGGTTAACAAAGATATACACTgcacaaaaaataaagggaacacttaaacaacacgatgtaactccaagtcaatcacacttctgtgaaatcgacctgtccagttatgaagcaacactaatTGTGAATGAAttactcctgctgttgtgcaaatgaaacagacaacaggtagCAATTATCACCAATTAGCAGACAAcctctataaaggagtggttctgcagggggtgaccacagaccatttctctgttctcatactttttggctgttttggtcacttttgtatgttgtcattgctctcacccctagagtctTCAACCCACAgatgttgctcaggtagtgcagctcatccaggatggcacatcaatgtgagctgtggtagGAAAGGTATCTGTGTCTGTCAGCAGAGTGTCCAGAgcttggagcagataccaggagacaggccagtacacgagGAGACATGGAAGTTACTGTAGGAGGGTAGCAATccagtagcaggaccgctacctcctcctgtatgcaaggaggaacagcagGAGTAGTGCCTCATCCTggtaaaatgaccttcagcaggccattaacatccatgtgtctgatctaactgtcagaaacagactccatgagggtggtatgagggcccgacgtccacaagtaggtgttgggctgtaagcacaacaccatgcaaggcgattggcatttgccagagaacaccaagattggcagatttgacattggcaccctgtgctcttcacggatgagagcaggttcacactgagcacatgtgacaaacgtgactgggtctggagacgccgtggagaacattctgctgcctgcagtATCCTCCAGCataactggtttggcagtgggtcagtaatggtgtggggtggcatttctttggagggacgaacagccctccatgtgctcaccagaggtagcctgactgccattaggtatcgtgatgagatcctcagacccattgtgagagcatatgcaggtgcactgggtcCTGAGTTTCTTCTAATGCATGACAATTctagtggctgaagtgtgtcagcattaTGAAGGCATTAATGCTATGAACTGGCCTGTCCATTCCCAGACGTGAATCCAATtgagtacatctgggacatcatgtctcgctccatccaccaacgccacgttgcaccacagactgcccaggagttaactgatgctttaatccaggtctgggaggaaattcctcaggagaacatcagccacctcatcaggaccatgcacatgcattgtagggaggtcataaaggccacacacactactgagcatcatttccttgttttgaggcatttccactgaagttggatcagcctgtaatttgattctacactttgattttgattatcattccaaatccagatctccatgggatattaattttgatttacattgatcattttaatgttttatttttctcaacgcattccactatgtaatgaataaagatttgcaactggaatattcaaTTCAGTTATATCTAAGATGGATtttttttgtgttccctttattttttttttgagtagtgtatatttaCAGGTAAAAGGGGGCCATATCTCTGGATTGAAGAGgcgcaggaaaaaaagaaaaacgttCAGGAGAAAAGCTGCATTTACACCAGATAAAAAATACATGTTTATGGTAAATGACTAGTCGTCTTTAAAGGAATTTTGGAGTCAGTTAGGTGATTTTCTAACCAATAGGAGAGAAGAAATTGCTGATTTACCATTTGCACTAGGGTAACAGCCACTTATCAGGAGCTAAGGAATTAGCTAATAAAATTATTTGGTGATATTAATGTAACCATTAATGTCATTAGCAAATCTAATGTGTTCCGGTGACAGTATCCTGTGTTGTAAGTAATCAACATAACAGACGTTATTTCAGAGCCACATGATGGTGTCTAATGATGATAATAATTAATGGATTAATATGTTAACATTTATTTTCAAAATATTAAAAtggaataacaaaaaaacaaaacataaaaaacatgaTAGGTATAAAACATGAGTGCTATAATAAGTGAGGTACTATCATTGTACACGGCTGGGATGAGGACACCTGGAGACGCCGCTCACTAGGATGGATATTACACATACTCTCTGGTTGTTGCTGATGGTTGGGATTGTCTGTAGTATTGTTGTCCTCTTCTATCTTCGTTGGGACATGAACAGCACAGGAAGGATCCTCCCAGCATGGTGAGACTGGCAGCAGCCCACCCCACGAACAACGCTGAGCCAAACTCATACCTGTAATACAAGAATTGGTTCATAGTGAGGATATTGGAAGCTTGTGCCGATAAGTCATTTTGACAATATTGCCAAAATTTGGTGCTTTTCTAAAAATTGACCATATGGAACCTCACTATTTCTCCTGATAaaatggataacccctttaaattgtaTTTTAAAATACTGCTAGGGCTACATGGCGATTTGTAACTGTATAATGTAGGATAACAATGTGGTGCGCCCATTAAGTGATGATAGTGAATGGAGTCACCTTGAGACTCACAACTGGGCAAGTCCATGGATTCACCTTGAGACCCACAACTGGGCAAGTCCATGGAGTCACCTTGAGACCCACAACTGGGCAAGTCTATGGAGACACCTTGAGACCCCAACTGGGCAAGACCATGGATTCACCTTGAGACCCCCAACTGGGCAAGACCATGGATTCACCTTGAGACCCACAACTGGGCAAGACCATGGATTCACCTTGACACCCACAACTGGTCAAGACCATGGATTCACCTTGAGACCCACAACTGGGCAAGTCCATGGATTCACCTTGAGACCCCCAACTGGGCAAGACCATGGATTCAACTTGAGACCCCCAACTGGGCAAGTCCATAGAGTCACCTTGAGACCCACAACTGGGCAAGTCCATGGATTCACCTTGAGACCCACAACTGGGCAAGTCCATGGAGTCACCTTGAGACCCACAACTGGGCAAGACCATGGATTCACCTTGAGACCCCCAACTGGGCAAGTCCATGGATTCACCTTGAGACCCACAAATGGGCAAGTCCATGCAGTCACCTTGAGACCCCCAACTGGACAAGGCCATGATCCAAGAGTTGGCAGAGATGCACCCCGTGTGATATCATTACTTCTAACATTGGCTGAGAAACAGTTCAATTTAGCCgtagaccaggggtctcaaactgcattcctcgagggccgcaaaccatacatgttttcaagatttccttagcattgcacaaggtgctgtaatcattatatgtgtaggtgattaaattatcacctgtgcaatacaaggatatcctgaaaacatgacctgtttgcagcccttgaggaatgcagtttgagacctctgcccTAGACTAAGACTTAGTGAAGACTCAAAAGAAGAGACTTTTCCAAATCTCTACCGAATAAGTATTTTACATAGATTGATGTAGATACCCTCTCCAACTCACCAAAATATTCAGTAGATCATTTTGGAAACTTACAGTAGCCCATAAGCCAATCCAGCTAACAGAGTATTTTCCCGAGATCGGGATATGAATTGACTACAGCCTCAAGGTCTCAAGTAAATATGAGTTTTTGGGATAAGTCTTATTCTAGGCAAAAGCCAAATGTTTAGATTGTATCAGGATGTTCATTTTTGTAAGAGACATAATTCTTTATTGGAAGTTTCAATGTTTTTGTGACTTTTAACGAACCTGTTATATTTTTGCTATATTCCTACGACATTCCCCGCCATCCTATTGTCTTATTTCCTTCCAGAACTATAATTTTAGAAGATGGAGTCATTCCAAGCACAGTGTAAGTTTTACGATCTATCAATACTTGGCGCACATTTGCTGTCAATTGTTGTAAAGGACACTAACTCTTAAAAGTGTGAATGGATGGAAGACTTTGTATAAATTGCTTTGTAGAAAAAAAGTGTGAGTTTATTATTTGGCAGTTTTCCAAAAGGATAAAATGCAATAAGCATTTACATTACGGTCAGATGTTCATGGTGTGTAAAAGGAACGTGACAACGTTTACATGCTGCCGATCCACAGACAGCATTGTATCACACACTGGCTGTACAAttccagccaggtatgtttgactctgaaactgtacaacatttcagaaaaaaacatactttaaagaCTGGACAGGAGGGTCCCGGGCTGCTTCTCCTAGCCCACTCCTCTGTATTGATAGGTACCTCCACATGTGCCTGTATAGGGAGAAGGGAGCATggcgtataagtctcctcactctgacatgccaggcgtgGCTTGTCACTGCATAAGGAGAAAGCTTACCccttagcctctcacctagccaaatcagatctcatactttgcactgatgaggggtcaACACCATgaagcacagtgtctgcaaattgagattctggtttagtGAGGGACATTAGTGAGGAACAAACAGTCGAACCCACATGATGTTTGATGAGAAATTTGGAGATATGCCTTTAAAGGAAAAATTAGAAAAATTCCTTTAGGAATTAAACACTTATTATCCACACAATTCAAGTGAAAAAGAAAAAGATCCCCATAACTTAGTTTTTATAGAAAGAGAGTAAAAATTCCCCTTTTCCAATGGCATCATATAGTATGCATTGTTTGTGAAATGGATGGAATGTATAAAATCCTACAGATTGCATTAATTATGGAGGACGAGATTGATTATCTTTTTAATTCTAATTCTACCGTTGCATGGCACCATATTCCTggtagaccaattctggcagaacaTATCAACCAGAGTTATGCCACTAGTACGAATGTCTATGAAATTATCTCTTTTTGTTGTTATTCTTTCTTGGTTCTTAAAAAACACCAAGGGTTCTGTCACCATGCCACGTGAGATCATTGTTACCTCCACTTTATTAGGTATATACTGTtttattgtacctatatacctaggcCGTAGACCAGACAGTACTATatcttttttgttgcattttttatggTTGCTTTTTTCCTTCCTACTACACTCCCCCAATCTATCAGCATGGCAGTACTATTTATTTACTACTATTAATCCCCCACTTAAGGGCGATCACACAGGACCCAAGTATCAGCCAGCAGCTTCTAGTATTCTTCAGCCACCATCCCCTTGGATGCTagtgtattttttaaataaataaaaggcACTGCCATGGGCACAGTGTGCGCCCCCATTTACTTGATCATTTTTTTGGATGGTGGAAAATTATTCACATTTTTTGAGAATGTCTATTTAGAGACATCTTTTTAGGAAGCTTAGTAAGTCCAGGCTCATGAACCTTTCCAAGATATTTTTTCAGGTAGATTAAGTTGGTTGGTTATTTTGTCTTCAGGTATTAAGGTGACATTCTTTAGTTGTATCCCTTGATTATATTAAAGTGATTAGAAAACCGTGGCTGTTATACCTGTCCACAGATAGTGTGTGGTATTGCTCAGTCTTATTAACTTTAATTGAGCTGATCTGCAATACCAGAATCAACCGACGTACGGGTGTGGTGCTGTTTCAGAAAAATGGCAGATATATGTATTTTCAATCCTGTAGAAACCCTTTAACCTTACCGGAAACTCatgaaattaaaaataaaacatttccttTTCTTTGCTGTACCTGGCTTTTATCACAATTGTGGAAGTTGGACAATTCTACAGAAGCTTTGACAAGTGGGAGGTGTAGTCTGAGATACATCAACACTCAGCGTGGGTGTAGACAAAGTTGCTATGAAGACAATATTTGGCCTACATTTGTGACAACTTTAAATAAAAAAACCCAGAATAAAATAAGTTAAATCACCACTGCTAAAACAGATATACTCCAAACTATAGCTATATACAAAAAAACACAAGGAGTACAAAAACACCCATATAAAATATCTTAAATATTTTAATAATTATTTGTATAAAATATCAAACTCAGAGTATTACTACAAAAAATTAAATGGACAACGGTTAATACAGTGAAGGACACAAACAAAGATCAGACTATTACAAATGTATAAGGACTGGGAATACAAAGACCATAATAATCCCCAAAATGCAATATTATTATATAAATATATCAATATAACAGCACTATCACAGtactagaaaaaaataaaataaatataacgctgtgggtttaattaggGTACAAAACGTGTTGCCAACATAGCTCTAACCCCATACACACCTGAAACATATATACTATAAGTCTAGTACAGAGAAAAAGAACTCACCCAAATAAGTCCTTGTAAATGGTCAGACCACGCAGCCCCGAcaggcgtttcgcgtgggcttcctcaagGGGCTGTGTAATAATGTCGGATCTTTGTTTGTGTCCTTCACTGTATTAACTGTTGTCCATTTAATTTTTTGTAGTAATATTCTGAATTTGATATTTTATACAAATAACTAATAAAATATTTATGACAACTTTTACGGGTGAAATGTGGAGCTGTCATAGCAAAAAAATTACTTCTATAATTACCCAACATGGAATGGAAGAATAGTAACTGGCAGCCATCTTCTTTTTGCCAGTATTTGTTCAATAATGAGGTGCCAATATTTCAACTTACCGTGCATTAACTGGAGTGTTGGGGTTAAAAAAGTCATGAGTGACCTGAGTAGCGTACCAGGACACAGCTATTAATGTCAGCAGACCTGATAATAAAAATGGAAAGAAAGATCAAAACGTGTCACGTGACTATCCAAATCAAAAAGTTATATATTATATAGGTCATACTAAAATAGCATCAAGGATTGCATAACTCAAAGTAGAATTTATATCTCATGAGTCTCTAGGATCAAAAAATTCTCTGGCTATTGAGCTGGTGTAAATGTAGCATATATGGGTCCATGGTCTGGATGCCCCTAAGATTTACAAAAGATGGCCTTATGTATCACAACTATTGATTCCACTATCAGAGGATAGATAATAGAGTTGCTACAACTGAATGGGGACCTGCACCACATCCCATTGCTTAAACTCGACTCCGACCATCATCAACCCTATACTCCGGCTGAGGTCAACCTTGGGCATGGTCCACCTGCACCTAGTGGAATATCTATCCAAATATAGCTCAAAAATATGGGATAAACTGACAACTATGCTATTACCACTTAGTTTTGAAGTTGAAAAAAGTATACTCGGGGTCCATTAATGAACTTCAGTACAACTTATGTACCCTGAATCACTTCAATTCAAAAAGTGTTCCCACTAAAGTACCCAAGTTCCGTCACCATTGGCAACTAGTGATACAAAAGCTAAAGTTTATATTATTTCCATAGTTCACTTATTCTGTTTAGATTGTGTTTGAGACCCTCATTAGACGTTTACATCGTAGTAATTTCTGGCTTATACTGTATGTTCAACAGAAGAAACCTATGTATGACACGTTGTAAAAAAAAAAGGGCACTGCATGATAGAAATGTTTTGCTATTTACCTCTGAAAAAATTATGCCCACTCGTACATGTACATTGTTTTAGCATATGACTGGTCAATAGGGCTCTATGAACATGTTCAGTGCATGTGCCAGGAAATTTCCCGCTCTAAGGGTTTCTTCTTGTAAAGACTTCCAAACCggtgtaaggagacttaaaggccatgcAATGCTTCAAAAAGGAATAGGACTGGAACTCTAGCACCACCACCCCCATTGTAATCAGCAGTCCTAAAAGACAAATTCAacactttaacaagccttgccacatgacataggataagaagccaaacccgaTACTCCATTTGCAGAAACAGCGTGTTTGCCAcacctcagtgcaaagcaagaggttTGATTCGGCTTTGTGAAACTATAGATCCCCAGTCGGAGCCTCTCACTCACCCAAGTTAGATCTCCCGCTTTGTACTgaggaggggcaaataccctgaaagacGTGACTGCAAGTGGAGTTTCTGGTTtctcttcttatcctaagtcatgcggCAAAGCTTGTTAAGGAGTGAATATTGACTTAGAGGATTGTTACATCTACTAGGTGGCGCTAGAGATCAAGTCCTTTTcctatctgaagaggcaatttgcataggaaATTTTGGGGGGCATACAAGTGATAAAACATAATGTCAACACATCCCACCATATATGTACGATGGCCTGGTCTCATTGGTGGCCATCTCAGCTTGTTCTGAAAAATATTTGCTTCTAAATTTTTGGACCCTCgtgcttttttttttgcgttttatttTTTTCAAGTACATTGGTAAATAAAGACCATCCAGGCCGGATGTGCTTGGCCAAGTCAAGACTTTTCCTACTGTGAGACACTTGACTTCAAGGGTTGAAAAATGTTGCAGTGTTATAATATTTTTATGCCTGGATTTGATAGAATCAGACTTGTGGGTCTCATCAGAGATACGATACCTTTTCATAGTTGAATAGGTGTTTGGTGTGTTACCTGCAAGCAAGAAGAGGATACCGCCTGACACCGCGATTCTGTCTTTCGTGACGGGATTGTTGTCACCCACTTTAGTACATTTCATCCCAACAACACTAATAATAATTCCAATGAATC contains:
- the CLDN19 gene encoding claudin-19, giving the protein MANSGIQLLGYFLALGGWIGIISTTALPQWKQSSYAGDAIITAVGLYEGLWMSCASQSTGQVQCKVYDSLLSLEVHIQATRALMVVAMLLGFIGIIISVVGMKCTKVGDNNPVTKDRIAVSGGILFLLAGLLTLIAVSWYATQVTHDFFNPNTPVNARYEFGSALFVGWAAASLTMLGGSFLCCSCPNEDRRGQQYYRQSQPSATTREITKVPIKKKEETS